In the Chloroflexota bacterium genome, CGTTCAATCGCCATCACAACCGTGCGGTGCGTGGTGTCGAGGGGTGTGAGTACGCGTTCTGGGCGAGCTTTGAGCGTGATTGATTCTTGGGCGCAATTGCTGACGCACACGCCACAACCCAGGCAAGCATCTTCGTTCAGCCAGGCTTTCTTGCGTTTGGGCTTGTGGGGGTCACTCGCCGAGACGAGCGTCATGGCTTCAACCGGGCATACGTTGACGCATTTGCCGCAGCCGTTGCAATCGTCAATATTGATGTCGGGGATAAAGTTGGTCGTATGCACCGGGTTCA is a window encoding:
- a CDS encoding 4Fe-4S dicluster domain-containing protein, producing NPVHTTNFIPDINIDDCNGCGKCVNVCPVEAMTLVSASDPHKPKRKKAWLNEDACLGCGVCVSNCAQESITLKARPERVLTPLDTTHRTVVMAIERGYLQNLIFDNHALTSHRAMAAILGVILRLPPIKQALASEQLKSRYLENLLTKYYS